The genomic DNA CTTTTCTTTCCATTAACTCATCGTGGCTACCTTTTTCTATAATTTCACCATCATTTACTACTAAAATTAAATCAGCGTTTCTTATAGTACTTAATCTATGTGCTATAACAAAGCTTGTTTTGCCTTTTAAAATATGTTTATTTAAAGCAGTTTGAATAATTTTTTCAGTATTTGAGTCAACATTACTTGTGGCTTCATCAAGAATCAACATTTTCTTTTCGCCTAATATAGCTCTAGTAATTGAAAGAAGTTGTTTTTCACCTTGTGAAAGATTTGAGCCATTGTTTTCTATCATTGTTTCATAACCATTTTCGTTCTTTAAAATAAAACTATGAGCATTAGTTATATTAGCAGCTTCTATTATGTCTGATTTATTAGCATATGGGTTTGAAACTTTTAAATTGTCTATAATTGTATCGTTAAATAAGAATGAATCCTGTAAAACAACAGCCATATAATCACGTAAATTTTCCTTAGGAATACTTCTTAATTCTATTCCGTCTATTTTTATAGAGCCTTCATCGTAATCATAAAACTTACTTAATAAGTTTATTATTGTAGTTTTGCCTGCTCCAGTAGGACCTACAATAGCAATTGTTTGTCCGGGTTTAGCATAAAAACTAGCGTTTTTTAATTGATATTTTTCAGAATTTTTATCATATTTAAAATAAACATTTTCAAATTGAATATATCCACGCATATTAGGTTGTAAATATATTGGATTTTTGATTGGTGAAGGAACTTCTAAGTCTAAAAGTTTAAATATTCTTTGAGTTGAAGCAACACCAACTTGAATTGAGAATATAACATTGAAGAAAACTTGAACTGTAGTTGTGTAATTAAACAATAAATTAATATATCCAACAATAAAACCAGCTCCAGGTCTTAAACCTATTGTATCTCCTGTATTTTCTATTTTAAAAATACCTATTAAGTTTATTTCATTATCTAAGAAATATAATGTTAAAGATAAAATAATTAAAACTAGAAAATTACCAAATACAGCAAATCAAGGGTCAAAAAATTTAACATATAAATCACCAAAGAAAGAATGTTTTTTAATTTTTCTTGCAATTGTTTCTAAATCTTTATCAGCTTTTTCTTGTTGATCAAAAGTTTGAGTTATTTTTGTATTTTTTAACATCTCTTCAACAAAAGCATTTAGTTCACCAAATGTATTTGTAACCTTTATATAAGGTTTTTTAGCATTAGCTATTAAAATTCAACTTATTCCAATAAAAATAAAACTAATTGGAACAACAATAGAGCTTAATGTAACACTATAAAAGAACATATAAGCTATTGCTATAAAAACATTGAAAAAGTTACCAAAAGACTCATTAAGTAGTTGAACTAATGACATACTTGAACTATTTATATCATTAGTTAAAGTTGATATATGATCACCAGCTTTTTGCTTATCATGATATGAAATAGGCATTAATAGTAATTTTTGTGAAGCGATTTCGCGCATTCTTGAAGCTACATTATATGCACTTGTTATAAATAATTTACCTTGTACTATTCTTAAAACTCCGTAAATCAAAAATGCAGCGCCCATTAAAGAACATAATAAAACAAAATAAAATAAATCAAATTTATTAGGATCTGAAAGATATTTTTCGACTATTATACCAGTCATAGCTGTACCTGTTGTGTAAAATAATGACTGTAGAAATGAAATAAAAATACCTCATTTTAATATTCCTGACTTTGAACCCATTAATCTAAATGTTTCTCTTATCAATCCAAAGGTTGATGCTTTACGTTCTACTTTTTTGTTTTCTTTTTTCATGCATCCTCCTTTATTATTGTTCTAATTGTGTTTCATATATTTGTTTATAAAAATCACAAGTTTCTAATAATTTATTATGTGTACCTTGATCTAAAACAAAACCGTTGTTTGATAAAACAAGTATATTATCAGCATTTTTAATAGCACCAATTTTTTGACTTACTATAATTGTTGTGCAGTCATATTTATTTCTGATATTATCAATAACTTTTTTTGTTGTAATATTATCTAAAGCACTTGTTGAATCATCCAAAATTAAAACTTTTGGTTTTCTTAAAAGTGTTCTTGCAATACTAATTCTTTGCTTTTGTCCACCAGAAAGATTACGGCCGCCTTGAGAAACAGGATGATTAATGCCATCTTCAAATTTAGAAATAAATTCGCTAGCACAAGCATTTTCTAAGGCTTCTTTTATTTCTTCTTCTGTTGCATTTTCTTTTGCAAATAAAAGATTTGACTTAATTGTTCCAGAATATAATAAAGCATCTTGATAAATTATTCCTAATGAATCATGTAAATTCTTAGTGTTAATTTCTCTTAATTCTTCTCCACCGACTTTTATTGAACCTTCACTATAAATATAATTGTTCATCAATAAGTTAACTAATGTACTTTTACCAGATCCTGTAGGACCTATTATTCCTAGTGTTTTTCCAAAAGGAATTTTAAAATTAACATCTAATAAAGAATAGTTCGGAGCTGTTTCATAGTATTTAAAGCTTAATTTATTAACTTCAATATCATAATTTTGAAGTATTTTGCCTTCTTTTACATAAAGATCATCTACTTTGTATTCGATAATTTCAATAATTCTTAAAGAAGCAACTCTTGCTTTAAAGAATGAGCCTAAAAACATAAGCATCAATATTATTCCACCAGCCATTAAAAATAAATAATCAACAAAAATATTTATATTAGCAATTAAAATTTTATATTTTTCTAATTCGGCTGCATCATTTTGCAATCCATTAGATTTTAAAAAGTTAGCATTATTTGCTGCTATTGAAAAAATTCCAATCATTAATAAATTTAATACCATGAAAAAAATAGGAAACGCAACATTAAAAATCATTGCTTGTTTATATTGAATTTTATGTCATCTGCTATTTATTTCAGTAATCTTATTCATTCTTTTTTCTTCTAAGTTATAAGTTTTTATAAGTCTTATACCAGAAATATTTTCACCAATTGTTTTTGTTACTTCTTCAACAACTTTTTGAGTTTTCTTTAATAATGGACTTGTTGTAATTCCTATTATTACTACCATTATAGCTACAACTGGAATTATAGCTACGATTGTTAAAGCCATTTTTCAATCAACTAAAAATGAAAAGACAATACCACCCATTATTAAGAAAATACCTTTAATCATAATAGTTGTACCGTTTACTAAGAATTCTCAAAATATTGCAATATCATTTGAAACTCTAGTAATAATTGATTCGGATTTTAAATCAGCTATGTTTTTTAAAGATAATTTTTGTATACTATTAAATAATTTAACTCTATAAAAATAGCTACTTTCCTCTGACGCATAAATAATAACAATTGTCGATAATAAAGCTAAAAGAGCTGTAACTAAAGTTTGGACAACAATTGCAACTGTTAACCATTTAAACGCAGTATCATATGGTACATTTTGCCAACTTTGAGGTGCAATCAAATTATTAAAAAATGATATAGTAAAAGGTTCTCCTTTTTTACTTATCATTAATTTAATATATGAACCAATTAAGTTAGGCAAAAATATATTTGATAAAACGTAAATTAAAACTAAAAAAGCACCAACAATAAAAATCGTTTTTATTCTAGCTGGTAAAATTTTAAGCATTTTTATCATATTTCCTCCTTACATAATTAGTACTTTTAGTACATAAATAAATATTTTATATTATATAAAAAAATATAGTTCTACTATATTTTATTTTTCTTTTGTTTAAAAATTTTATTACCTAAAGTAGAATATTGATCTACAAGTGTTTTAAAATAAGCTGTTGCCTCGTTGTAAAAATCTTCACTTAGTAAATCTACTTCTAATCTTTTTAAAGTTTCTAAAGTTGAATATCTAGAACCAGAACTTAAAAATTCTTTAATATAAATTTTTAAAAAATTCTTATTTTCTTTATATTTTTTAAAAAAGAAGTTTGATACTAAAAGACCTATAGCATACTTGTATACGTAAAAACCATAATAAAAATGAGGTACAGTAACTGCTGCTATATTATTTTGTTCATTATACTTTAAGCTTTTTTTAATGTATTTTTTTGTAACTTCATAATAAGTTTTAGCAAATTCACTATAACTTGGACTTATTTCATTTTTTTCAATTTTATCATATAAATTGTATTCATATTCAGCTCACATAGTTTGTTTATAAACTGTGCCAATAAAATTATCTATTATTTTTGAAGTTAAATAAAATTTCTCTTCATCAGTTCTTGAATTATTTAATAAATAATCATATAATATTAATTCATTAAAAGTAGAAGCTATTTCTGCCAAAAATATTGTGTACATAGAATTAACATAACTATTATTTTTATCTGAAAAATAAGAATGCATTGAATGTCCTAATTCATGAGCTAATGTTTCTAATGATTCAAACTCTCCATCATAATTCATTAAAATATATTTTTTATCTACTCCGTATGATTCTCCAATAGAATATGCTCCTGATATTTTATTATTAACGCTCATATAGTCTATTCAATTTTCATTAAAAGCCTTTTTTATAGTGTTATAGTATTCATCACCATATGGTTTAAATGCTTCTAGAATTATTTTTTGTATTTCTTCAATTGAATAATTATTTTTAACTTTTATCAATTCTCTTGCAAAATCATATTTTGAATCATATTTATCTTTAAATTTTAATTCATAAAATTTTTTGTGACTTTTATTATATTCATAAATATCGCTTTTTATTTTCTTAACATTTTCAAATAATTTTTCTAAAATTGTATTTTCAACTTTATCAGAATAACATAGCATTTCAATTGAATTTTTATAATTTCTTGTTTTTGCTTCGACAGTTATCATTTTTAAATGATCGTATAATAAATTAGTGAATGACTCTTTGTGAACTAGTTTTGCCTTTCTAAAATTATCAACAGCTTGTTTTCTTATATCTTTATTTTTGTTTTTTATTAATTTTGAATAACTCACTGAATCTAATATAAATTTTCTTTTGCCTAATTTAACTTTTTCATAGACTAATTCAGAATCACTTAGTATATCAAATATATTTTCTAATGAAGGAGTTGAAACACTTGTTTTAATAATATATTCTTCTACATCATTAGATAATTTATGTTTTTTATTATTAATTAGTTCGATTAAACTATTTTTATATTCAGATAATCTAGGATCATCAATCCAACTTTTTATTTTTTCAATATTAGCATAAAATCTGTTTGTTTCTGAACCAAATTCATTTATAAATTCTTCAAATATTTTTTGTGATTGTGCTTCTAATTTTTTAATTTCAGGATCAACTAAATTAATATTACTTTTATTACTTAAATAATTACTAATTTTATTTGTTAGAATTGCTACTTCATCTTCAAACTTTAAAGCTGAAATATAACTTTCAATATCATTATATTTTGAATCTTTAATTCTTATCATCTCTTTTGATAAATCTAAATATTCGCTAAATAATTCTTCAATAGTTTTATCTTTTAAAATATCATCTAAGTCAAATTTATACTTTTTGTCAACTTTATCATATGAATCAATTTTTTTCATAGTTTTTTCCTCATTTACAAAAATATTTTTTTATTTTTTTACAATATTAAATATATTGTATAAAATTGTTGAAATATGAAAATAGAAAATTTAAAAATGGATGACTTTAAGTCAAAATTCGTACTTTTAAATTTTAATGATGATGTTAACCCATCATTACCTTTTTATGTTATCGAATATACAAAATATTTATTCGACAATTCCTCCTTACCTTTTTTTAAAAAATAATAATAAAAATTAATTAATAACCATTTGGTTGGATTATAACTTCCAATTTTATTTTCTATTTTTGTATTTATATAAGTACATTAATTAAATACTAACAAGGAGAAAAATGAGTTCTGTTAAAAACAAGGAACAACATATTATTGAACTTAAAGAAATTGTTAAAGAATTTGACAATAAAATAGTTTTAGACAATGTAGACTTAAAAATTAACAAAGGTGATTTTGTTACATTGCTAGGTCCATCAGGAAGTGGTAAAACTACAATTTTAAGACTTATAGCCGGTTTTGAAAAACCAACTCGTGGTGAAATTTTATTTGAAGGTTTAGATATTAAAGATCTTCCACCACATAAACGTGATTTGTCAACTATTTTTCAAGATTACGCTTTATTTCCTCATTTAAATGTTGAAGGAAATATTAAATTTGCGATGCCTCTTAAAAGAATACCAAGAGAAACTGTAAATGAAAAATATGAAAAATTATTAAAAGTAAAACAAGCTGAATGATCAAAGATAGCTCAATCTAAAATAGCTAATTTGCAAAAATTACAGGCTAAATATGAAGAAGATATGTCAAAACTAAAAGAAAATACTTTTTCATATAGAAGAATTCAAAAATGATTAGATAAATCTGATTTTAACTATTCATATTGAGAAAACTATGTGCAACAACAAACCGAAAGTTTTGAAAATAGATATTTAAAACGTAGATTAACAAAAGAAGAAATTAATAGAGAGGTTTCAGAAATTGTTAAATTAGTTGGTTTAGAAGGCAATGAAAAAAGAGCTATTTCTGAGCTAAGTGGCGGTATGAAACAACGTGTTGCCTTAGCAAGAAGTTTAATTATCGAACCATCAATTTTACTACTTGATGAACCATTAAGTGCTCTAGATGCTAAAATTAGACAAAAAATGCAAGTTTTATTAAGAACCGTTCAAAAGAAATTAGGTTTAACATTTATTTTTGTTACTCACGACCAAGATGAAGCTCTTGAACTTTCAGATAAAGTAGCTGTTATGAGAGGTGGAAAAATTGAACAATACGATACACCTAAAGCTATATATGA from Mycoplasmopsis maculosa includes the following:
- a CDS encoding ABC transporter ATP-binding protein codes for the protein MKKENKKVERKASTFGLIRETFRLMGSKSGILKWGIFISFLQSLFYTTGTAMTGIIVEKYLSDPNKFDLFYFVLLCSLMGAAFLIYGVLRIVQGKLFITSAYNVASRMREIASQKLLLMPISYHDKQKAGDHISTLTNDINSSSMSLVQLLNESFGNFFNVFIAIAYMFFYSVTLSSIVVPISFIFIGISWILIANAKKPYIKVTNTFGELNAFVEEMLKNTKITQTFDQQEKADKDLETIARKIKKHSFFGDLYVKFFDPWFAVFGNFLVLIILSLTLYFLDNEINLIGIFKIENTGDTIGLRPGAGFIVGYINLLFNYTTTVQVFFNVIFSIQVGVASTQRIFKLLDLEVPSPIKNPIYLQPNMRGYIQFENVYFKYDKNSEKYQLKNASFYAKPGQTIAIVGPTGAGKTTIINLLSKFYDYDEGSIKIDGIELRSIPKENLRDYMAVVLQDSFLFNDTIIDNLKVSNPYANKSDIIEAANITNAHSFILKNENGYETMIENNGSNLSQGEKQLLSITRAILGEKKMLILDEATSNVDSNTEKIIQTALNKHILKGKTSFVIAHRLSTIRNADLILVVNDGEIIEKGSHDELMERKGYYWNLHQSQFDSLEQ
- a CDS encoding ABC transporter ATP-binding protein, whose translation is MIKMLKILPARIKTIFIVGAFLVLIYVLSNIFLPNLIGSYIKLMISKKGEPFTISFFNNLIAPQSWQNVPYDTAFKWLTVAIVVQTLVTALLALLSTIVIIYASEESSYFYRVKLFNSIQKLSLKNIADLKSESIITRVSNDIAIFWEFLVNGTTIMIKGIFLIMGGIVFSFLVDWKMALTIVAIIPVVAIMVVIIGITTSPLLKKTQKVVEEVTKTIGENISGIRLIKTYNLEEKRMNKITEINSRWHKIQYKQAMIFNVAFPIFFMVLNLLMIGIFSIAANNANFLKSNGLQNDAAELEKYKILIANINIFVDYLFLMAGGIILMLMFLGSFFKARVASLRIIEIIEYKVDDLYVKEGKILQNYDIEVNKLSFKYYETAPNYSLLDVNFKIPFGKTLGIIGPTGSGKSTLVNLLMNNYIYSEGSIKVGGEELREINTKNLHDSLGIIYQDALLYSGTIKSNLLFAKENATEEEIKEALENACASEFISKFEDGINHPVSQGGRNLSGGQKQRISIARTLLRKPKVLILDDSTSALDNITTKKVIDNIRNKYDCTTIIVSQKIGAIKNADNILVLSNNGFVLDQGTHNKLLETCDFYKQIYETQLEQ
- the pepF gene encoding oligoendopeptidase F — encoded protein: MKKIDSYDKVDKKYKFDLDDILKDKTIEELFSEYLDLSKEMIRIKDSKYNDIESYISALKFEDEVAILTNKISNYLSNKSNINLVDPEIKKLEAQSQKIFEEFINEFGSETNRFYANIEKIKSWIDDPRLSEYKNSLIELINNKKHKLSNDVEEYIIKTSVSTPSLENIFDILSDSELVYEKVKLGKRKFILDSVSYSKLIKNKNKDIRKQAVDNFRKAKLVHKESFTNLLYDHLKMITVEAKTRNYKNSIEMLCYSDKVENTILEKLFENVKKIKSDIYEYNKSHKKFYELKFKDKYDSKYDFARELIKVKNNYSIEEIQKIILEAFKPYGDEYYNTIKKAFNENWIDYMSVNNKISGAYSIGESYGVDKKYILMNYDGEFESLETLAHELGHSMHSYFSDKNNSYVNSMYTIFLAEIASTFNELILYDYLLNNSRTDEEKFYLTSKIIDNFIGTVYKQTMWAEYEYNLYDKIEKNEISPSYSEFAKTYYEVTKKYIKKSLKYNEQNNIAAVTVPHFYYGFYVYKYAIGLLVSNFFFKKYKENKNFLKIYIKEFLSSGSRYSTLETLKRLEVDLLSEDFYNEATAYFKTLVDQYSTLGNKIFKQKKNKI
- a CDS encoding ABC transporter ATP-binding protein yields the protein MSSVKNKEQHIIELKEIVKEFDNKIVLDNVDLKINKGDFVTLLGPSGSGKTTILRLIAGFEKPTRGEILFEGLDIKDLPPHKRDLSTIFQDYALFPHLNVEGNIKFAMPLKRIPRETVNEKYEKLLKVKQAEWSKIAQSKIANLQKLQAKYEEDMSKLKENTFSYRRIQKWLDKSDFNYSYWENYVQQQTESFENRYLKRRLTKEEINREVSEIVKLVGLEGNEKRAISELSGGMKQRVALARSLIIEPSILLLDEPLSALDAKIRQKMQVLLRTVQKKLGLTFIFVTHDQDEALELSDKVAVMRGGKIEQYDTPKAIYDYPVNKWVASFVGDSNIYNGIFHSEDATVSFLGNKFKTIHNEDDFKDKQEVDVLIRPEDIDIISDADSTSKATNRLKGNVVDIAYRGSYYYLKIILNNNDTIYVETSKKFELGETVQISWTIDSVHLMEKDSKWDYSTNEFKN